The genomic segment CCTAAGGTTCTTAATTCAGTCATGTTTTACGGGTCATTAGTCCTAGATTGGGGGTTAAGTGTGGCTTAAGGACTTATGATTTCTGGACGAGGAAGTTAAAGGTCTTCAAATTCATCGAATCCCACAGGAACAGTTTCAACCTTCACTTCCCTGTTATCAAATCTGGCGTGTATGGCTTCAACGCCCTGCTCCATGGATGTCACAATTTCTGGAGAACGAAGTCTTTGTAAAATGAACCAGCCACAGGTTACGAGCAGGTACATCAAAAATAGGTAAGGAAACGCATCGTAAGGGGGTTCTGGAACTGGGAACAGCTTGCTTCCTGGAATTCCCACACTGCCCAAAACGGGAATCATCATGAACCCAATCGCCATAACCGAGAACAGGATATCTCGCAGATGCAGTTTTTTAATTTGGCGTAGGTAAACCGGAGCCGCAATTGAAATCAGGATATAGACGGTTAAAAACCCGAAACTCGCGATCGCACCCAAATATCCCATACAGTCGAACAGTTTGACGTGAAACAGTGACATCGCTGCGGGGATGAGAAAGGCAATCAGCGAACACATCGTCACGGCAACATGAGGGGTGCGGTTAGCCGCATGTGCTGAACCCAAAGATGAGTGAAACAAGCCATGACGTGCCATCGTGAAGAACACCCTAGCGGCTGGATTGATACTGCCGAGGACACAAGCAAAAAAGCTAAACAAGGCACTGAAAGCAACCAAGGTTCCCAGAAAACCCACTCCGGCTTGCTGTGCGAGAAAACCCAGGGGTTCTTCAGTGGTGGTAATCGATACTCCTGTGCCGCTAAAACCCAATATCTCAATGTAGGTCATGGAAATAAAGAAGAGACCGGCTAGGATCACACTACCCATGACGGCTCTAGGAATTGTCCTCAAGGGGTTTTTTGCTTCATCACCTAAAGAGGTAGCGCTTTCAAAACCAGAGAAACCAAACATGACCAAAACCAGCCCCATTGCCACGTTGCCTGGGGTGACATCTTGCAATGTCAATTGGGACATATCTAAGGCAAAGCCTTTGTGTGCCCAGATGATGCCTCCCAAGACGGCGATGAGAACTAAAGAGGCTCCCTCCATCCACAGCATCGCCATCGCTGAAAGCTGGATATCTTTATAGGCGGCATACCAGGAAATACCTGCGCCTATCGCTAACAACGTGATGGTCGAGGGGTGGATGCCTAGATGCCCGATTAAGCTACTGCTAAAGTTGGCAAAACCACACAGAACTGACATTCCCGTAAACAGATAAGCCAGCACCAAACTCCAGCCGCAGATGACACCTGCCGTTGGCCCCAACCCTTTGACAATATAAGAGTAGAGCGAACCTGGAGAAGCTGAGCGACTTGCAAACTGGTTGATGTTGATACTCACAAACACCAACCCAATCATGCCAATCACGAAACTTAACCAGGCACCGTTTCCTGCAAGGGCAACAATCAAGCCCAAATTTGAGGCGGGGATGGTTGTGGGTGCAATGACGGCAAAAGATTGAGCTAATACTTCCCCAAAAG from the Microcoleus sp. AS-A8 genome contains:
- a CDS encoding APC family permease; the protein is MSTRTKTKQKHRSTHGLKPACLPFGEVLAQSFAVIAPTTIPASNLGLIVALAGNGAWLSFVIGMIGLVFVSININQFASRSASPGSLYSYIVKGLGPTAGVICGWSLVLAYLFTGMSVLCGFANFSSSLIGHLGIHPSTITLLAIGAGISWYAAYKDIQLSAMAMLWMEGASLVLIAVLGGIIWAHKGFALDMSQLTLQDVTPGNVAMGLVLVMFGFSGFESATSLGDEAKNPLRTIPRAVMGSVILAGLFFISMTYIEILGFSGTGVSITTTEEPLGFLAQQAGVGFLGTLVAFSALFSFFACVLGSINPAARVFFTMARHGLFHSSLGSAHAANRTPHVAVTMCSLIAFLIPAAMSLFHVKLFDCMGYLGAIASFGFLTVYILISIAAPVYLRQIKKLHLRDILFSVMAIGFMMIPVLGSVGIPGSKLFPVPEPPYDAFPYLFLMYLLVTCGWFILQRLRSPEIVTSMEQGVEAIHARFDNREVKVETVPVGFDEFEDL